One region of Pieris rapae chromosome Z, ilPieRapa1.1, whole genome shotgun sequence genomic DNA includes:
- the LOC111000768 gene encoding glucose transporter type 1 isoform X1: MRQSCHRLLEHQQAGGDEPPLYSPIDQISVVPEHVGREAGGKLTRYAPTEEDEATLRELLLSLQRQVSVMSMNLSAKLDELQRGDRQLETTVALCEIRTQLQELTKSVESCQSEVSEVKRDMVAIKQELDTVQQVKEEIEELREYVDRLEEHTQRRKLRLLEQGLTFFLSYAILAAVLGMLQFGYNTGVINAPGRNIENFMKDVYKDRYGKDIQDDAVNTLYSIAVSIFAIGGMLGGFSGGMIANRFGRKGGLLLNNILGISGASLMGFTKISHCYEMLFFGRFIIGVNCGLNTSLVPMYISEIAPLNLRGGLGTVNQLAVTVGLLLSQVLGIEQILGTDEGWPILLGLAVCPAILQLLLLPACPESPRYLLITRQWEEEARRALRRLRASNQVEEDIEEMRAEERAQQAEASISMRELLCSPTLRAPLLIGVVMQLSQQLSGINAVFYYSTSLFTSSGLTEESAKFATMGIGAIMVGMTLVSLPLMDRTGRRTLHLYGLGGMFIFSIFITISFLIKEFFGYVQEMIDWMSYLSVVSTLSFVVFFAVGPGSIPWLITAELFSQGPRPSAMAIAVLVNWMANFVVGIGFPSMKALLENYTFLPFSVFLAIFWIFTYKKVPETKNKTFEEILALFRNSNGSVRTVVGWRGSGSATTAAATAAVPDAGQRLTMGDHCACAPRCADQGRRQLLVSWTQAPSGRPCLYHYHTTNVLN, translated from the exons ATGAGACAGTCGTGCCATCGTCTGCTTGAGCACCAACAGGCCGGGGGAGACGAACCCCCGCTTTACTCACCAATAGACCAAATTTcag TGGTACCGGAACATGTGGGCCGCGAGGCCGGCGGCAAGCTGACACGATATGCGCCGACGGAGGAAGACGAGGCGACACTCAGGGAACTTCTTCTTAG CCTTCAGAGACAGGTGAGCGTGATGAGTATGAATCTTTCCGCCAAGCTGGACGAGTTACAGCGTGGCGACCGACAGCTCGAGACCACGGTGGCTCTATGCGAGATCCGCACGCAACTCCAAGAACTCACCAAGAGTGTTGAATCATGTCAAAGCGAAGTATCTGAG gtAAAACGAGACATGGTTGCCATCAAGCAAGAATTGGATACTGTACAGCAGGTGAAGGAAGAAATCGAGGAGTTGCGAGAATATGTCGATAGACTTGAAGAGCATACTCAAAGGCGGAAGCTGAGACTTCTTGAGcaa ggcTTAACATTCTTCCTGTCATATGCCATCTTAGCCGCAGTCCTCGGTATGCTGCAATTCGGTTACAACACTGGCGTCATCAACGCTCCTGGCAGA AACATCGAAAACTTTATGAAAGACGTTTACAAGGACCGTTACGGCAAGGATATCCAGGATGATGCCGTCAATACATTGTATTCCATCGCAGTGAGCATCTTTGCAATTGGTGGAATGCTTGGCGGTTTCTCGGGTGGAATGATCGCAAATCGATTTGGaag GAAAGGTGGATTATTGCTCAATAACATTCTTGGTATTAGCGGCGCGAGTCTTATGGGATTCACAAAGATATCGCATTGCTATGAAATGCTGTTCTTCGGTAGATTCATCATTGGAGTCAATTGCG GGCTAAATACGTCATTAGTGCCAATGTACATATCTGAGATTGCGCCCTTAAACCTTCGCGGTGGATTGGGCACGGTAAATCAGCTAGCTGTCACTGTAGGTTTGCTTCTATCCCAAGTTCTTGGCATCGAGCAAATACTTGGCACCGATGAGGGCTGGCCCATACTTCtcg GTTTGGCGGTATGCCCAGCTATTTTGCAGCTTTTGCTCTTGCCTGCTTGTCCTGAATCTCCTCGCTATCTGCTTATCACTCGCCAATGGGAAGAGGAAGCACGACGGGCATTGAGAAGATTACGAGCTAGTAAccaa gtGGAAGAAGATATAGAGGAGATGCGTGCTGAAGAAAGAGCTCAACAGGCAGAAGCATCGATATCAATGAGAGAGCTACTGTGTTCCCCTACTCTTCGCGCCCCACTGCTCATTGGTGTCGTGATGCAACTGTCGCAACAGCTTAGCGGAATTAATGCG GTGTTCTACTACTCAACGTCTCTGTTTACTTCTTCGGGGCTTACCGAAGAGTCAGCGAAGTTCGCAACAATGGGTATCGGGGCTATAATGGTAGGGATGACCCTGGTCTCCTTACCACTCATGGATCGCACCGGACGCCGAACCCTTCATCTTTACGGTCTTGGGGGAATGTTTATCTTCTCTATATTCATCACCATCTCATTCCTTATAAAG GAGTTTTTCGGCTATGTACAGGAAATGATAGACTGGATGAGCTACCTGTCCGTGGTGTCAACGCTCAGCTTCGTAGTGTTCTTCGCTGTGGGGCCTGGTTCAATTCCTTGGTTAATCACTGCCGAACTCTTCTCACAAGGACCTAGGCCGAGCGCAATGGCAATCGCTGTTTTAGTAAATTGGATGGCCAATTTCGTAGTTGGAATCGGCTTTCCGAGCATGAAG gCCCTACTGGAAAACTATACATTCCTGCCTTTTAGTGTATTCCTTGCAATTTTTTGGATATTTACGTATAAAAAAGTtcctgaaacaaaaaacaagaCCTTTGAGGAGATATTAGCGTTGTTCCGAAATTCAAATGGCAG TGTCAGAACAGTCGTCGGCTGGCGGGGAAGCGGGTCGGCCACCACCGCCGCTGCCACCGCCGCGGTTCCCGACGCAGGGCAACGTCTGACAATGGGAGACCACTGCGCGTGCGCCCCTCGTTGCGCCGATCAAGGCCGCCGCCAACTTCTTGTTTCATGGACTCAAGCGCCAAGCGGTAGGCCGTGCCTCTATCACTACCACACAACAAATGTTCTAAATTGA
- the LOC111000768 gene encoding glucose transporter type 1 isoform X4, which produces MRQSCHRLLEHQQAGGDEPPLYSPIDQISVVPEHVGREAGGKLTRYAPTEEDEATLRELLLSLQRQVSVMSMNLSAKLDELQRGDRQLETTVALCEIRTQLQELTKSVESCQSEVSEVKRDMVAIKQELDTVQQVKEEIEELREYVDRLEEHTQRRKLRLLEQGLTFFLSYAILAAVLGMLQFGYNTGVINAPGRNIENFMKDVYKDRYGKDIQDDAVNTLYSIAVSIFAIGGMLGGFSGGMIANRFGRKGGLLLNNILGISGASLMGFTKISHCYEMLFFGRFIIGVNCGLNTSLVPMYISEIAPLNLRGGLGTVNQLAVTVGLLLSQVLGIEQILGTDEGWPILLGLAVCPAILQLLLLPACPESPRYLLITRQWEEEARRALRRLRASNQVEEDIEEMRAEERAQQAEASISMRELLCSPTLRAPLLIGVVMQLSQQLSGINAVFYYSTSLFTSSGLTEESAKFATMGIGAIMVGMTLVSLPLMDRTGRRTLHLYGLGGMFIFSIFITISFLIKEMIDWMSYLSVVSTLSFVVFFAVGPGSIPWLITAELFSQGPRPSAMAIAVLVNWMANFVVGIGFPSMKALLENYTFLPFSVFLAIFWIFTYKKVPETKNKTFEEILALFRNSNGSVRTVVGWRGSGSATTAAATAAVPDAGQRLTMGDHCACAPRCADQGRRQLLVSWTQAPSGRPCLYHYHTTNVLN; this is translated from the exons ATGAGACAGTCGTGCCATCGTCTGCTTGAGCACCAACAGGCCGGGGGAGACGAACCCCCGCTTTACTCACCAATAGACCAAATTTcag TGGTACCGGAACATGTGGGCCGCGAGGCCGGCGGCAAGCTGACACGATATGCGCCGACGGAGGAAGACGAGGCGACACTCAGGGAACTTCTTCTTAG CCTTCAGAGACAGGTGAGCGTGATGAGTATGAATCTTTCCGCCAAGCTGGACGAGTTACAGCGTGGCGACCGACAGCTCGAGACCACGGTGGCTCTATGCGAGATCCGCACGCAACTCCAAGAACTCACCAAGAGTGTTGAATCATGTCAAAGCGAAGTATCTGAG gtAAAACGAGACATGGTTGCCATCAAGCAAGAATTGGATACTGTACAGCAGGTGAAGGAAGAAATCGAGGAGTTGCGAGAATATGTCGATAGACTTGAAGAGCATACTCAAAGGCGGAAGCTGAGACTTCTTGAGcaa ggcTTAACATTCTTCCTGTCATATGCCATCTTAGCCGCAGTCCTCGGTATGCTGCAATTCGGTTACAACACTGGCGTCATCAACGCTCCTGGCAGA AACATCGAAAACTTTATGAAAGACGTTTACAAGGACCGTTACGGCAAGGATATCCAGGATGATGCCGTCAATACATTGTATTCCATCGCAGTGAGCATCTTTGCAATTGGTGGAATGCTTGGCGGTTTCTCGGGTGGAATGATCGCAAATCGATTTGGaag GAAAGGTGGATTATTGCTCAATAACATTCTTGGTATTAGCGGCGCGAGTCTTATGGGATTCACAAAGATATCGCATTGCTATGAAATGCTGTTCTTCGGTAGATTCATCATTGGAGTCAATTGCG GGCTAAATACGTCATTAGTGCCAATGTACATATCTGAGATTGCGCCCTTAAACCTTCGCGGTGGATTGGGCACGGTAAATCAGCTAGCTGTCACTGTAGGTTTGCTTCTATCCCAAGTTCTTGGCATCGAGCAAATACTTGGCACCGATGAGGGCTGGCCCATACTTCtcg GTTTGGCGGTATGCCCAGCTATTTTGCAGCTTTTGCTCTTGCCTGCTTGTCCTGAATCTCCTCGCTATCTGCTTATCACTCGCCAATGGGAAGAGGAAGCACGACGGGCATTGAGAAGATTACGAGCTAGTAAccaa gtGGAAGAAGATATAGAGGAGATGCGTGCTGAAGAAAGAGCTCAACAGGCAGAAGCATCGATATCAATGAGAGAGCTACTGTGTTCCCCTACTCTTCGCGCCCCACTGCTCATTGGTGTCGTGATGCAACTGTCGCAACAGCTTAGCGGAATTAATGCG GTGTTCTACTACTCAACGTCTCTGTTTACTTCTTCGGGGCTTACCGAAGAGTCAGCGAAGTTCGCAACAATGGGTATCGGGGCTATAATGGTAGGGATGACCCTGGTCTCCTTACCACTCATGGATCGCACCGGACGCCGAACCCTTCATCTTTACGGTCTTGGGGGAATGTTTATCTTCTCTATATTCATCACCATCTCATTCCTTATAAAG GAAATGATAGACTGGATGAGCTACCTGTCCGTGGTGTCAACGCTCAGCTTCGTAGTGTTCTTCGCTGTGGGGCCTGGTTCAATTCCTTGGTTAATCACTGCCGAACTCTTCTCACAAGGACCTAGGCCGAGCGCAATGGCAATCGCTGTTTTAGTAAATTGGATGGCCAATTTCGTAGTTGGAATCGGCTTTCCGAGCATGAAG gCCCTACTGGAAAACTATACATTCCTGCCTTTTAGTGTATTCCTTGCAATTTTTTGGATATTTACGTATAAAAAAGTtcctgaaacaaaaaacaagaCCTTTGAGGAGATATTAGCGTTGTTCCGAAATTCAAATGGCAG TGTCAGAACAGTCGTCGGCTGGCGGGGAAGCGGGTCGGCCACCACCGCCGCTGCCACCGCCGCGGTTCCCGACGCAGGGCAACGTCTGACAATGGGAGACCACTGCGCGTGCGCCCCTCGTTGCGCCGATCAAGGCCGCCGCCAACTTCTTGTTTCATGGACTCAAGCGCCAAGCGGTAGGCCGTGCCTCTATCACTACCACACAACAAATGTTCTAAATTGA
- the LOC111000768 gene encoding glucose transporter type 1 isoform X3: protein MRQSCHRLLEHQQAGGDEPPLYSPIDQISVVPEHVGREAGGKLTRYAPTEEDEATLRELLLSLQRQVSVMSMNLSAKLDELQRGDRQLETTVALCEIRTQLQELTKSVESCQSEVSEVKRDMVAIKQELDTVQQVKEEIEELREYVDRLEEHTQRRKLRLLEQGLTFFLSYAILAAVLGMLQFGYNTGVINAPGRNIENFMKDVYKDRYGKDIQDDAVNTLYSIAVSIFAIGGMLGGFSGGMIANRFGRKGGLLLNNILGISGASLMGFTKISHCYEMLFFGRFIIGVNCGLNTSLVPMYISEIAPLNLRGGLGTVNQLAVTVGLLLSQVLGIEQILGTDEGWPILLGLAVCPAILQLLLLPACPESPRYLLITRQWEEEARRALRRLRASNQVEEDIEEMRAEERAQQAEASISMRELLCSPTLRAPLLIGVVMQLSQQLSGINAVFYYSTSLFTSSGLTEESAKFATMGIGAIMVGMTLVSLPLMDRTGRRTLHLYGLGGMFIFSIFITISFLIKEFFGYVQEMIDWMSYLSVVSTLSFVVFFAVGPGSIPWLITAELFSQGPRPSAMAIAVLVNWMANFVVGIGFPSMKALLENYTFLPFSVFLAIFWIFTYKKVPETKNKTFEEILALFRNSNGRDSFRDSRLYGSMMNCVNALEQQLPPPPPPAPIDEKHDSLSEQSSAGGEAGRPPPPLPPPRFPTQGNV from the exons ATGAGACAGTCGTGCCATCGTCTGCTTGAGCACCAACAGGCCGGGGGAGACGAACCCCCGCTTTACTCACCAATAGACCAAATTTcag TGGTACCGGAACATGTGGGCCGCGAGGCCGGCGGCAAGCTGACACGATATGCGCCGACGGAGGAAGACGAGGCGACACTCAGGGAACTTCTTCTTAG CCTTCAGAGACAGGTGAGCGTGATGAGTATGAATCTTTCCGCCAAGCTGGACGAGTTACAGCGTGGCGACCGACAGCTCGAGACCACGGTGGCTCTATGCGAGATCCGCACGCAACTCCAAGAACTCACCAAGAGTGTTGAATCATGTCAAAGCGAAGTATCTGAG gtAAAACGAGACATGGTTGCCATCAAGCAAGAATTGGATACTGTACAGCAGGTGAAGGAAGAAATCGAGGAGTTGCGAGAATATGTCGATAGACTTGAAGAGCATACTCAAAGGCGGAAGCTGAGACTTCTTGAGcaa ggcTTAACATTCTTCCTGTCATATGCCATCTTAGCCGCAGTCCTCGGTATGCTGCAATTCGGTTACAACACTGGCGTCATCAACGCTCCTGGCAGA AACATCGAAAACTTTATGAAAGACGTTTACAAGGACCGTTACGGCAAGGATATCCAGGATGATGCCGTCAATACATTGTATTCCATCGCAGTGAGCATCTTTGCAATTGGTGGAATGCTTGGCGGTTTCTCGGGTGGAATGATCGCAAATCGATTTGGaag GAAAGGTGGATTATTGCTCAATAACATTCTTGGTATTAGCGGCGCGAGTCTTATGGGATTCACAAAGATATCGCATTGCTATGAAATGCTGTTCTTCGGTAGATTCATCATTGGAGTCAATTGCG GGCTAAATACGTCATTAGTGCCAATGTACATATCTGAGATTGCGCCCTTAAACCTTCGCGGTGGATTGGGCACGGTAAATCAGCTAGCTGTCACTGTAGGTTTGCTTCTATCCCAAGTTCTTGGCATCGAGCAAATACTTGGCACCGATGAGGGCTGGCCCATACTTCtcg GTTTGGCGGTATGCCCAGCTATTTTGCAGCTTTTGCTCTTGCCTGCTTGTCCTGAATCTCCTCGCTATCTGCTTATCACTCGCCAATGGGAAGAGGAAGCACGACGGGCATTGAGAAGATTACGAGCTAGTAAccaa gtGGAAGAAGATATAGAGGAGATGCGTGCTGAAGAAAGAGCTCAACAGGCAGAAGCATCGATATCAATGAGAGAGCTACTGTGTTCCCCTACTCTTCGCGCCCCACTGCTCATTGGTGTCGTGATGCAACTGTCGCAACAGCTTAGCGGAATTAATGCG GTGTTCTACTACTCAACGTCTCTGTTTACTTCTTCGGGGCTTACCGAAGAGTCAGCGAAGTTCGCAACAATGGGTATCGGGGCTATAATGGTAGGGATGACCCTGGTCTCCTTACCACTCATGGATCGCACCGGACGCCGAACCCTTCATCTTTACGGTCTTGGGGGAATGTTTATCTTCTCTATATTCATCACCATCTCATTCCTTATAAAG GAGTTTTTCGGCTATGTACAGGAAATGATAGACTGGATGAGCTACCTGTCCGTGGTGTCAACGCTCAGCTTCGTAGTGTTCTTCGCTGTGGGGCCTGGTTCAATTCCTTGGTTAATCACTGCCGAACTCTTCTCACAAGGACCTAGGCCGAGCGCAATGGCAATCGCTGTTTTAGTAAATTGGATGGCCAATTTCGTAGTTGGAATCGGCTTTCCGAGCATGAAG gCCCTACTGGAAAACTATACATTCCTGCCTTTTAGTGTATTCCTTGCAATTTTTTGGATATTTACGTATAAAAAAGTtcctgaaacaaaaaacaagaCCTTTGAGGAGATATTAGCGTTGTTCCGAAATTCAAATGGCAG GGACAGTTTTCGCGACAGCCGACTCTATGGAAGCATGATGAATTGTGTGAACGCTTTGGAGCAACAGCTGCCGCCGCCGCCACCACCTGCCCCCATCGATGAAAAACATGATTCAC TGTCAGAACAGTCGTCGGCTGGCGGGGAAGCGGGTCGGCCACCACCGCCGCTGCCACCGCCGCGGTTCCCGACGCAGGGCAACGTCTGA
- the LOC111000768 gene encoding glucose transporter type 1 isoform X5, producing MRQSCHRLLEHQQAGGDEPPLYSPIDQISVVPEHVGREAGGKLTRYAPTEEDEATLRELLLSLQRQVSVMSMNLSAKLDELQRGDRQLETTVALCEIRTQLQELTKSVESCQSEVSEVKRDMVAIKQELDTVQQVKEEIEELREYVDRLEEHTQRRKLRLLEQGLTFFLSYAILAAVLGMLQFGYNTGVINAPGRNIENFMKDVYKDRYGKDIQDDAVNTLYSIAVSIFAIGGMLGGFSGGMIANRFGRKGGLLLNNILGISGASLMGFTKISHCYEMLFFGRFIIGVNCGLNTSLVPMYISEIAPLNLRGGLGTVNQLAVTVGLLLSQVLGIEQILGTDEGWPILLGLAVCPAILQLLLLPACPESPRYLLITRQWEEEARRALRRLRASNQVEEDIEEMRAEERAQQAEASISMRELLCSPTLRAPLLIGVVMQLSQQLSGINAVFYYSTSLFTSSGLTEESAKFATMGIGAIMVGMTLVSLPLMDRTGRRTLHLYGLGGMFIFSIFITISFLIKEMIDWMSYLSVVSTLSFVVFFAVGPGSIPWLITAELFSQGPRPSAMAIAVLVNWMANFVVGIGFPSMKALLENYTFLPFSVFLAIFWIFTYKKVPETKNKTFEEILALFRNSNGRDSFRDSRLYGSMMNCVNALEQQLPPPPPPAPIDEKHDSREKSSAVDRLSLYFYSLISPKTFCYCSRCSIPRC from the exons ATGAGACAGTCGTGCCATCGTCTGCTTGAGCACCAACAGGCCGGGGGAGACGAACCCCCGCTTTACTCACCAATAGACCAAATTTcag TGGTACCGGAACATGTGGGCCGCGAGGCCGGCGGCAAGCTGACACGATATGCGCCGACGGAGGAAGACGAGGCGACACTCAGGGAACTTCTTCTTAG CCTTCAGAGACAGGTGAGCGTGATGAGTATGAATCTTTCCGCCAAGCTGGACGAGTTACAGCGTGGCGACCGACAGCTCGAGACCACGGTGGCTCTATGCGAGATCCGCACGCAACTCCAAGAACTCACCAAGAGTGTTGAATCATGTCAAAGCGAAGTATCTGAG gtAAAACGAGACATGGTTGCCATCAAGCAAGAATTGGATACTGTACAGCAGGTGAAGGAAGAAATCGAGGAGTTGCGAGAATATGTCGATAGACTTGAAGAGCATACTCAAAGGCGGAAGCTGAGACTTCTTGAGcaa ggcTTAACATTCTTCCTGTCATATGCCATCTTAGCCGCAGTCCTCGGTATGCTGCAATTCGGTTACAACACTGGCGTCATCAACGCTCCTGGCAGA AACATCGAAAACTTTATGAAAGACGTTTACAAGGACCGTTACGGCAAGGATATCCAGGATGATGCCGTCAATACATTGTATTCCATCGCAGTGAGCATCTTTGCAATTGGTGGAATGCTTGGCGGTTTCTCGGGTGGAATGATCGCAAATCGATTTGGaag GAAAGGTGGATTATTGCTCAATAACATTCTTGGTATTAGCGGCGCGAGTCTTATGGGATTCACAAAGATATCGCATTGCTATGAAATGCTGTTCTTCGGTAGATTCATCATTGGAGTCAATTGCG GGCTAAATACGTCATTAGTGCCAATGTACATATCTGAGATTGCGCCCTTAAACCTTCGCGGTGGATTGGGCACGGTAAATCAGCTAGCTGTCACTGTAGGTTTGCTTCTATCCCAAGTTCTTGGCATCGAGCAAATACTTGGCACCGATGAGGGCTGGCCCATACTTCtcg GTTTGGCGGTATGCCCAGCTATTTTGCAGCTTTTGCTCTTGCCTGCTTGTCCTGAATCTCCTCGCTATCTGCTTATCACTCGCCAATGGGAAGAGGAAGCACGACGGGCATTGAGAAGATTACGAGCTAGTAAccaa gtGGAAGAAGATATAGAGGAGATGCGTGCTGAAGAAAGAGCTCAACAGGCAGAAGCATCGATATCAATGAGAGAGCTACTGTGTTCCCCTACTCTTCGCGCCCCACTGCTCATTGGTGTCGTGATGCAACTGTCGCAACAGCTTAGCGGAATTAATGCG GTGTTCTACTACTCAACGTCTCTGTTTACTTCTTCGGGGCTTACCGAAGAGTCAGCGAAGTTCGCAACAATGGGTATCGGGGCTATAATGGTAGGGATGACCCTGGTCTCCTTACCACTCATGGATCGCACCGGACGCCGAACCCTTCATCTTTACGGTCTTGGGGGAATGTTTATCTTCTCTATATTCATCACCATCTCATTCCTTATAAAG GAAATGATAGACTGGATGAGCTACCTGTCCGTGGTGTCAACGCTCAGCTTCGTAGTGTTCTTCGCTGTGGGGCCTGGTTCAATTCCTTGGTTAATCACTGCCGAACTCTTCTCACAAGGACCTAGGCCGAGCGCAATGGCAATCGCTGTTTTAGTAAATTGGATGGCCAATTTCGTAGTTGGAATCGGCTTTCCGAGCATGAAG gCCCTACTGGAAAACTATACATTCCTGCCTTTTAGTGTATTCCTTGCAATTTTTTGGATATTTACGTATAAAAAAGTtcctgaaacaaaaaacaagaCCTTTGAGGAGATATTAGCGTTGTTCCGAAATTCAAATGGCAG GGACAGTTTTCGCGACAGCCGACTCTATGGAAGCATGATGAATTGTGTGAACGCTTTGGAGCAACAGCTGCCGCCGCCGCCACCACCTGCCCCCATCGATGAAAAACATGATTCACGTGAGAAAAGTTCAGCAGTAGACAGACTATCTTTATACTTCTATAGTCTCATTTCACCCAAAACGTTTTGTTACTGTAGCCGTTGTAGTATCCCTCGTTGCTGA
- the LOC111000768 gene encoding glucose transporter type 1 isoform X2, translated as MRQSCHRLLEHQQAGGDEPPLYSPIDQISVVPEHVGREAGGKLTRYAPTEEDEATLRELLLSLQRQVSVMSMNLSAKLDELQRGDRQLETTVALCEIRTQLQELTKSVESCQSEVSEVKRDMVAIKQELDTVQQVKEEIEELREYVDRLEEHTQRRKLRLLEQGLTFFLSYAILAAVLGMLQFGYNTGVINAPGRNIENFMKDVYKDRYGKDIQDDAVNTLYSIAVSIFAIGGMLGGFSGGMIANRFGRKGGLLLNNILGISGASLMGFTKISHCYEMLFFGRFIIGVNCGLNTSLVPMYISEIAPLNLRGGLGTVNQLAVTVGLLLSQVLGIEQILGTDEGWPILLGLAVCPAILQLLLLPACPESPRYLLITRQWEEEARRALRRLRASNQVEEDIEEMRAEERAQQAEASISMRELLCSPTLRAPLLIGVVMQLSQQLSGINAVFYYSTSLFTSSGLTEESAKFATMGIGAIMVGMTLVSLPLMDRTGRRTLHLYGLGGMFIFSIFITISFLIKEFFGYVQEMIDWMSYLSVVSTLSFVVFFAVGPGSIPWLITAELFSQGPRPSAMAIAVLVNWMANFVVGIGFPSMKALLENYTFLPFSVFLAIFWIFTYKKVPETKNKTFEEILALFRNSNGRDSFRDSRLYGSMMNCVNALEQQLPPPPPPAPIDEKHDSREKSSAVDRLSLYFYSLISPKTFCYCSRCSIPRC; from the exons ATGAGACAGTCGTGCCATCGTCTGCTTGAGCACCAACAGGCCGGGGGAGACGAACCCCCGCTTTACTCACCAATAGACCAAATTTcag TGGTACCGGAACATGTGGGCCGCGAGGCCGGCGGCAAGCTGACACGATATGCGCCGACGGAGGAAGACGAGGCGACACTCAGGGAACTTCTTCTTAG CCTTCAGAGACAGGTGAGCGTGATGAGTATGAATCTTTCCGCCAAGCTGGACGAGTTACAGCGTGGCGACCGACAGCTCGAGACCACGGTGGCTCTATGCGAGATCCGCACGCAACTCCAAGAACTCACCAAGAGTGTTGAATCATGTCAAAGCGAAGTATCTGAG gtAAAACGAGACATGGTTGCCATCAAGCAAGAATTGGATACTGTACAGCAGGTGAAGGAAGAAATCGAGGAGTTGCGAGAATATGTCGATAGACTTGAAGAGCATACTCAAAGGCGGAAGCTGAGACTTCTTGAGcaa ggcTTAACATTCTTCCTGTCATATGCCATCTTAGCCGCAGTCCTCGGTATGCTGCAATTCGGTTACAACACTGGCGTCATCAACGCTCCTGGCAGA AACATCGAAAACTTTATGAAAGACGTTTACAAGGACCGTTACGGCAAGGATATCCAGGATGATGCCGTCAATACATTGTATTCCATCGCAGTGAGCATCTTTGCAATTGGTGGAATGCTTGGCGGTTTCTCGGGTGGAATGATCGCAAATCGATTTGGaag GAAAGGTGGATTATTGCTCAATAACATTCTTGGTATTAGCGGCGCGAGTCTTATGGGATTCACAAAGATATCGCATTGCTATGAAATGCTGTTCTTCGGTAGATTCATCATTGGAGTCAATTGCG GGCTAAATACGTCATTAGTGCCAATGTACATATCTGAGATTGCGCCCTTAAACCTTCGCGGTGGATTGGGCACGGTAAATCAGCTAGCTGTCACTGTAGGTTTGCTTCTATCCCAAGTTCTTGGCATCGAGCAAATACTTGGCACCGATGAGGGCTGGCCCATACTTCtcg GTTTGGCGGTATGCCCAGCTATTTTGCAGCTTTTGCTCTTGCCTGCTTGTCCTGAATCTCCTCGCTATCTGCTTATCACTCGCCAATGGGAAGAGGAAGCACGACGGGCATTGAGAAGATTACGAGCTAGTAAccaa gtGGAAGAAGATATAGAGGAGATGCGTGCTGAAGAAAGAGCTCAACAGGCAGAAGCATCGATATCAATGAGAGAGCTACTGTGTTCCCCTACTCTTCGCGCCCCACTGCTCATTGGTGTCGTGATGCAACTGTCGCAACAGCTTAGCGGAATTAATGCG GTGTTCTACTACTCAACGTCTCTGTTTACTTCTTCGGGGCTTACCGAAGAGTCAGCGAAGTTCGCAACAATGGGTATCGGGGCTATAATGGTAGGGATGACCCTGGTCTCCTTACCACTCATGGATCGCACCGGACGCCGAACCCTTCATCTTTACGGTCTTGGGGGAATGTTTATCTTCTCTATATTCATCACCATCTCATTCCTTATAAAG GAGTTTTTCGGCTATGTACAGGAAATGATAGACTGGATGAGCTACCTGTCCGTGGTGTCAACGCTCAGCTTCGTAGTGTTCTTCGCTGTGGGGCCTGGTTCAATTCCTTGGTTAATCACTGCCGAACTCTTCTCACAAGGACCTAGGCCGAGCGCAATGGCAATCGCTGTTTTAGTAAATTGGATGGCCAATTTCGTAGTTGGAATCGGCTTTCCGAGCATGAAG gCCCTACTGGAAAACTATACATTCCTGCCTTTTAGTGTATTCCTTGCAATTTTTTGGATATTTACGTATAAAAAAGTtcctgaaacaaaaaacaagaCCTTTGAGGAGATATTAGCGTTGTTCCGAAATTCAAATGGCAG GGACAGTTTTCGCGACAGCCGACTCTATGGAAGCATGATGAATTGTGTGAACGCTTTGGAGCAACAGCTGCCGCCGCCGCCACCACCTGCCCCCATCGATGAAAAACATGATTCACGTGAGAAAAGTTCAGCAGTAGACAGACTATCTTTATACTTCTATAGTCTCATTTCACCCAAAACGTTTTGTTACTGTAGCCGTTGTAGTATCCCTCGTTGCTGA